Proteins encoded in a region of the Methanofollis tationis genome:
- a CDS encoding TIGR00269 family protein, whose product MYDRVDAMQCSKCRREAIIWQRYSGLHLCREHFIADIEAKAKREIRQRRMIASGDVIAVALSGGKDSSALLHFLTKTFGKRRDLSIIALTVDEGIAGYRDTAAARRIAEECGVAWHCVSFEEIVGTTTDRIVQRRGDALSCTYCGVIRRHCLNTAARSLGATRLAMGMNLDDEAQSVLMNALRGDAERMVRTSAPVPGVVPRIKPFAAVPEREVALYAILRFGGFTERGCPYAHNALRADVRNLLNDYAYRHPATKYALKNLGEHLPAICGDTPSRLSVCPECGEPCGETCRSCSLVREARGE is encoded by the coding sequence ATGTATGACCGGGTTGATGCGATGCAGTGCTCAAAGTGTAGACGTGAGGCGATCATCTGGCAGCGCTATTCCGGGCTCCATCTCTGCCGCGAGCATTTCATCGCCGACATTGAGGCGAAAGCGAAACGGGAGATCAGACAGAGGCGGATGATCGCATCGGGCGACGTGATCGCCGTTGCCCTCTCGGGAGGGAAGGATTCGAGCGCCCTCCTTCACTTCCTCACAAAGACCTTCGGGAAGCGCCGTGACCTCTCAATCATCGCTCTCACCGTGGACGAAGGGATCGCGGGATACCGGGATACCGCTGCGGCTCGCCGGATTGCGGAGGAGTGCGGTGTAGCCTGGCACTGCGTCTCCTTCGAGGAGATCGTCGGCACCACCACCGACCGGATCGTGCAGAGGCGGGGCGACGCCCTATCCTGCACCTACTGCGGGGTGATCCGGCGCCACTGCCTCAACACGGCGGCGCGCAGCCTCGGCGCCACCAGACTCGCCATGGGCATGAACCTCGACGACGAGGCCCAGTCGGTGCTGATGAACGCCCTGCGGGGGGACGCCGAACGCATGGTCAGGACGTCGGCGCCGGTGCCGGGCGTCGTGCCGCGGATCAAACCCTTCGCCGCCGTCCCCGAGCGGGAGGTGGCGCTCTATGCCATCCTTCGTTTCGGCGGGTTTACTGAGAGGGGGTGCCCGTACGCCCATAACGCCCTCAGAGCCGACGTGCGGAACCTGCTCAACGACTACGCGTACCGCCACCCGGCCACAAAATACGCCCTCAAAAATCTCGGCGAGCACCTGCCCGCTATCTGCGGGGACACCCCTTCGCGGCTGAGCGTCTGCCCGGAGTGCGGGGAGCCCTGCGGCGAGACCTGCCGCTCCTGCAGTCTGGTCAGGGAGGCGCGGGGCGAATGA
- a CDS encoding NAD+ synthase, producing the protein MERAIGCEMEAVDQMIRHAVWSAGASGIVVGVSGGIDSAVAAAFAARAVGPERVVGVCLPSAVTVLEDLEDAQALCRSIGIEYRELSIEPVLQAYRGYSGLTDTPYLAGNLMARTRMAILYAIANREGRLVCGTSNRTEYMLGYCTKHGDSAADIQPILHLYKTEIFAVGRAMGIVQRILEKPPSAGLWAGQTDEGELGLTYPEIDAALQSLERSGWKAGNEIEERVLRRVRASEHKRSSPPHL; encoded by the coding sequence ATGGAGAGAGCAATCGGATGTGAGATGGAAGCGGTGGATCAGATGATCCGCCATGCAGTCTGGAGTGCAGGGGCGAGCGGCATCGTCGTCGGGGTCAGCGGCGGGATAGACTCCGCCGTCGCCGCCGCATTTGCGGCGCGGGCCGTCGGACCCGAACGGGTCGTCGGCGTCTGCCTCCCGAGTGCGGTGACCGTATTGGAGGATCTCGAAGACGCACAGGCACTCTGCCGTTCGATCGGGATCGAGTACCGGGAACTCTCGATCGAGCCGGTGCTCCAGGCCTACCGAGGCTATTCCGGGCTCACCGATACGCCGTACCTCGCCGGCAACCTGATGGCCAGAACGCGTATGGCGATCCTGTATGCGATCGCAAACCGGGAAGGGCGGCTCGTCTGCGGCACGTCGAACCGGACCGAGTACATGCTTGGGTACTGCACGAAACACGGCGACAGCGCTGCAGACATCCAGCCGATCCTTCACCTCTACAAGACCGAGATCTTTGCGGTGGGGCGGGCGATGGGGATCGTGCAACGTATCCTCGAAAAACCACCTTCGGCCGGGCTCTGGGCAGGGCAGACCGACGAGGGTGAACTGGGCCTCACCTACCCCGAGATAGATGCTGCCCTGCAGTCGCTGGAGCGTTCAGGCTGGAAGGCAGGGAACGAGATAGAAGAGCGGGTGCTCCGAAGGGTCAGGGCCTCGGAGCACAAACGCAGTTCTCCCCCACATCTCTGA
- a CDS encoding glucose-6-phosphate isomerase family protein codes for MFHWNGPLPEPHIRTLADMNGVLAAPHNGPDDPDRPLYFMYRDLALNEEDRLWLSARSLRYDMTVIPPGVIGPEFVKTKGHYHPENPAGVRYPEVYEVIEGEAHFLLQRPDASDVVLVKAGAGDVVVIPPGFGHVTINPGKVDLVMANLVSTAFSSDYAPYAAMGGAACYEMADGTFVKNPRYPGTAAVRLAAPLPVPAFCTAPGTPIYSLVGRERCLRFLNRPEEYIEAFSECLRDVGENCVCAPRP; via the coding sequence ATGTTTCACTGGAACGGACCACTGCCAGAGCCCCACATCCGCACTCTTGCCGATATGAACGGTGTTCTGGCAGCACCCCATAACGGGCCCGACGATCCCGACCGCCCCCTCTATTTTATGTATCGGGACCTTGCCCTGAATGAAGAAGACCGTTTGTGGCTTTCTGCCCGGTCACTGCGGTATGATATGACCGTGATCCCGCCGGGCGTCATCGGCCCCGAGTTCGTCAAGACAAAAGGCCACTATCACCCTGAAAACCCCGCCGGCGTCAGATATCCCGAGGTCTATGAGGTCATAGAAGGAGAAGCGCATTTTCTGCTCCAGAGGCCCGACGCCTCTGATGTCGTGCTGGTGAAGGCCGGGGCCGGAGATGTCGTCGTGATCCCGCCGGGGTTCGGCCATGTGACGATCAACCCGGGAAAAGTCGACCTGGTGATGGCAAATCTGGTCTCGACCGCCTTTTCAAGTGACTACGCCCCCTATGCGGCGATGGGCGGGGCCGCATGTTATGAGATGGCCGACGGCACGTTTGTCAAAAACCCGCGGTATCCAGGCACCGCCGCGGTGCGGCTGGCGGCGCCCCTGCCGGTGCCGGCCTTCTGCACGGCGCCGGGCACGCCTATCTACAGCCTTGTCGGAAGAGAGCGATGTCTCCGCTTCCTCAACCGTCCTGAAGAGTATATCGAGGCGTTTAGTGAGTGCCTCAGAGATGTGGGGGAGAACTGCGTTTGTGCTCCGAGGCCCTGA
- a CDS encoding COG1361 S-layer family protein, with protein MAVLTVPALAGVESLYGSPDLSATVSGTNEFAPGDEVTLQVIVSNTGLNTVIQVTSSTISPPDAPNLAKLVQAGLSAGSAPITIKSEPQQIGDIAGGASKTVNFVVKIDRNAPAGSYDLPLSLTYTYADWTDSESGTLIRTGYLKKTETINIPVKVTSDVNLEVVSTSTEYLNVGTEGYLHLTLSNTGHEQATKAVATLVRDSSSPLIPTDGSVYIGDFNPGDVATVTFKVSASSNAGAQTYPIGVYVEYKKSNGETSKSDTETVGVPVGGKIEFAVVSEAPVVRPGEKATLEVTYKNTGAAMAYNAQSRISSVDPFTSSDDTAYLGDLAPGETAVARYYVTVDAGATIKQYGLDTEIRYRDALDNSQISDTMKLPVSVEKTGSATDIFSNPIVILLIAAVLIGAGYYIFKKRKAE; from the coding sequence ATGGCTGTGCTCACCGTCCCTGCTCTGGCCGGGGTGGAGTCTCTCTACGGCAGCCCGGATCTGTCTGCAACGGTCTCAGGCACCAATGAGTTCGCTCCTGGCGACGAGGTCACGCTCCAGGTGATCGTCTCGAACACCGGCCTGAACACGGTCATCCAGGTAACATCGTCCACAATATCCCCGCCAGACGCCCCGAACCTGGCTAAACTCGTCCAGGCAGGGCTTTCTGCAGGAAGCGCCCCCATCACGATCAAATCCGAGCCCCAGCAGATCGGCGATATCGCCGGCGGGGCGAGCAAGACGGTGAATTTTGTTGTGAAGATCGACAGGAATGCACCGGCAGGCTCCTATGACCTCCCGCTCAGCCTCACCTACACCTATGCGGACTGGACCGACTCCGAGAGTGGCACCCTCATCAGGACCGGTTATCTCAAAAAGACCGAGACGATCAACATCCCGGTGAAGGTGACCTCCGATGTGAACCTCGAGGTCGTATCCACCTCTACGGAGTACCTCAACGTCGGCACCGAGGGCTACCTCCACCTCACGCTCAGCAACACCGGCCACGAACAGGCGACGAAGGCCGTCGCAACGCTTGTGCGGGACAGTTCCAGCCCCCTGATCCCGACCGACGGGAGCGTCTATATCGGCGACTTCAACCCCGGAGATGTCGCCACGGTCACCTTCAAGGTCTCGGCCTCAAGCAATGCCGGAGCCCAGACCTATCCCATCGGCGTCTATGTGGAGTATAAAAAGAGCAACGGCGAGACCTCAAAATCAGATACTGAAACCGTAGGCGTACCGGTCGGCGGCAAGATCGAATTCGCCGTCGTCTCGGAGGCGCCGGTCGTCCGTCCGGGTGAGAAAGCCACCCTGGAGGTCACCTACAAGAACACCGGCGCCGCAATGGCGTATAATGCTCAGTCCAGGATCAGCTCAGTCGATCCCTTCACCTCCAGCGACGACACGGCGTACCTCGGCGACCTCGCTCCTGGCGAGACGGCGGTCGCCCGCTACTATGTGACCGTCGACGCAGGGGCGACGATCAAGCAGTATGGCCTCGACACCGAGATCAGGTACCGCGACGCCCTTGACAACAGCCAGATCTCCGACACGATGAAATTACCTGTCTCGGTGGAAAAAACCGGTTCAGCCACAGATATCTTCTCGAACCCGATCGTAATCCTCCTCATCGCCGCCGTCCTGATCGGGGCAGGGTATTATATCTTCAAAAAGCGCAAAGCCGAGTAA
- a CDS encoding TrmB family transcriptional regulator — translation MHPSPESSGTIAEALKMLGLTKYEALVYVALLQVTRATATEIHELSGVPRASAYPVLDRLIQRNLVTVSHTTPKRFSAIPPEEAVNSLMRGISEKASYAKESLQELYDRRKTPEGGGQELVWTITGDANIISRIRDLIAQATDRVEVLGSWNLIGDLSEPLSLAAGRVRVDVITNKPGETVLPGIQISTIVPSIWSKEMGSNERAGIVFVDGSKVMVVMGSEGEIPIALYSESEGFYRFFSRYWSLIRGYGGARDQK, via the coding sequence ATGCACCCCTCTCCGGAATCCTCGGGCACGATTGCAGAAGCCCTTAAAATGCTTGGACTTACAAAATATGAGGCGCTCGTCTATGTCGCCCTCCTCCAGGTCACCCGAGCGACGGCGACCGAAATCCACGAGCTTTCAGGCGTGCCCCGCGCATCGGCATACCCTGTCCTCGACCGACTCATCCAGAGGAATCTGGTTACCGTCTCCCATACCACCCCGAAACGCTTCTCTGCCATTCCGCCGGAGGAGGCAGTCAACTCCCTCATGCGAGGGATCAGCGAGAAGGCGTCGTATGCAAAAGAGTCGCTCCAGGAACTCTACGACCGGAGAAAGACACCCGAAGGGGGCGGCCAGGAGCTGGTCTGGACCATCACCGGCGATGCAAACATCATCAGCAGGATCAGGGACCTCATCGCTCAGGCGACTGATCGGGTCGAGGTGCTGGGGAGCTGGAATCTCATCGGGGACCTCAGCGAACCCCTGTCCCTGGCAGCGGGCAGGGTCAGGGTGGATGTGATCACCAATAAACCGGGGGAAACGGTTCTTCCCGGCATCCAGATCAGCACCATCGTCCCTTCGATCTGGTCTAAGGAGATGGGGAGCAATGAGCGGGCAGGAATAGTTTTTGTAGACGGCTCAAAGGTAATGGTGGTGATGGGCTCGGAGGGGGAGATACCAATCGCCCTGTACTCAGAGTCTGAAGGGTTTTACCGTTTTTTTTCCCGGTACTGGTCCCTGATCCGGGGCTATGGCGGGGCCCGGGATCAGAAGTGA
- a CDS encoding NrpR regulatory domain-containing protein, whose translation MNHPLKFLNHLIEEEAMQVTYDPSENEGKVIYNLSLVDADDLDAVVAIMKETYRAGISPSGLVQIFQTGEKAGGYAVPKGKAGICTICSITLDGVMIRRGAPLHPIGGGVVQIENGTPRRFTDMVLYDATTIDPLELLVSQEITNVSGVIATGQGNVLANLRECHMEAESTVAAVIEDLERSMIAGVLEIGPPNAPILGFTCSPQYFGIAILGGTNVMAAVKEGGYHVEINSLKGLIDVSSLEPIHHF comes from the coding sequence GTGAATCACCCCCTGAAATTTCTCAACCACCTGATCGAAGAGGAGGCGATGCAGGTGACCTATGACCCTTCAGAGAACGAGGGAAAGGTCATTTACAATCTCTCTCTTGTGGATGCAGACGATCTGGATGCTGTTGTTGCAATCATGAAGGAGACCTACAGGGCAGGCATCAGCCCGAGCGGTCTGGTCCAGATCTTTCAAACCGGAGAAAAGGCCGGGGGTTACGCCGTTCCGAAGGGAAAGGCAGGGATATGCACCATCTGCTCGATCACCCTTGACGGCGTGATGATCAGAAGAGGCGCCCCCCTCCATCCGATCGGCGGGGGCGTTGTGCAGATCGAGAACGGAACTCCAAGGCGCTTCACCGATATGGTGCTCTATGATGCTACGACCATCGACCCTCTCGAACTGCTGGTGTCCCAGGAGATCACCAACGTCTCAGGGGTTATTGCGACAGGACAGGGAAACGTCCTCGCCAACCTCAGGGAGTGCCACATGGAGGCCGAGTCCACCGTTGCGGCCGTCATTGAAGACCTGGAGCGGAGCATGATCGCCGGCGTCCTTGAGATTGGACCGCCGAACGCCCCCATCCTCGGCTTCACCTGTTCACCCCAATATTTCGGCATCGCAATACTCGGCGGGACCAACGTGATGGCAGCGGTAAAAGAAGGCGGGTACCATGTCGAGATCAACTCGCTCAAGGGCCTGATCGACGTCTCCAGCCTCGAACCGATCCATCACTTCTGA
- a CDS encoding FAD-dependent oxidoreductase, protein MILVIGGGPAGRFAAVRLGNAGREVLLVEKGAIGGQCLNYGCMAVCALNDAARHLQRNREFAAAGILDGAPEVHFPALLVGMDRVQEKIRVVLDQETKNAGVEILYGSTARLDGRQVFIDGEEVEAEAVVIATGSVPAVPAVEGISLPGVYTAHTLPRMETLPGDLVIVGGGVQAAEFAYIFSMLGSRVTVLARSAFLKGLDPRLRRLALKELKDVDIKEGAVFSGVTGNGWAESVSYGGNEPGACSADAVLLAAGLVPNAAMIGGVRKGPKGEVRVNDRMETSVKGVYAAGDVTGGPFLTPVARLQGVVAAENILGIDRRFDPAAVPQSISLANELAFCTAAEESGVEFSVPAPAGPGSFWSVPSGDTGIGKIRVDRESGEVRGVWAASPGAGIIATYMADAIRHRRTVHDLDGLLDVHPIPDGVHGLIGYASSWLRDHPID, encoded by the coding sequence ATGATCCTCGTCATCGGCGGAGGCCCCGCAGGAAGGTTCGCGGCCGTCAGGCTCGGCAATGCCGGACGTGAGGTCCTGCTCGTCGAAAAAGGGGCGATTGGCGGTCAATGCCTGAACTATGGGTGCATGGCGGTCTGCGCCCTCAACGATGCCGCCCGGCACCTGCAGCGGAACCGCGAGTTCGCCGCCGCCGGCATCCTGGACGGCGCCCCTGAGGTCCATTTCCCGGCCCTCCTGGTGGGCATGGACCGCGTCCAGGAGAAGATCAGGGTCGTGCTCGATCAGGAGACGAAAAACGCCGGCGTCGAGATCCTCTACGGGAGTACGGCGCGGCTCGACGGCCGGCAGGTCTTCATCGACGGTGAAGAGGTCGAGGCAGAGGCCGTCGTGATCGCGACCGGTTCGGTGCCGGCAGTGCCGGCGGTGGAAGGGATCTCTCTCCCCGGCGTCTATACGGCCCACACGCTCCCGCGCATGGAGACGTTGCCCGGAGATCTCGTCATCGTTGGCGGCGGTGTCCAGGCGGCCGAGTTCGCCTATATTTTCTCGATGCTCGGCAGCCGGGTGACCGTGCTCGCACGCAGTGCCTTTCTGAAAGGGCTCGATCCCCGTCTCCGCCGTCTGGCCCTGAAAGAGCTCAAAGACGTCGATATCAAGGAAGGCGCCGTATTCAGCGGGGTCACCGGCAATGGATGGGCCGAAAGCGTCTCTTACGGCGGGAACGAACCCGGGGCCTGCAGTGCAGACGCCGTCCTGCTTGCGGCCGGGCTTGTTCCCAACGCCGCCATGATCGGAGGGGTGAGAAAGGGACCGAAGGGCGAGGTGCGGGTAAACGATCGGATGGAGACCTCGGTGAAGGGTGTGTATGCCGCCGGGGACGTGACCGGCGGCCCCTTCCTCACCCCGGTCGCCCGCCTGCAGGGGGTCGTCGCCGCCGAGAACATCCTGGGCATCGACCGTCGTTTCGATCCTGCGGCCGTCCCGCAGAGCATCAGCCTCGCAAACGAGCTCGCCTTCTGCACCGCAGCGGAGGAGAGCGGTGTTGAGTTCTCCGTGCCCGCCCCTGCAGGTCCGGGCTCGTTCTGGTCGGTCCCGTCAGGCGACACCGGGATCGGAAAAATCCGTGTGGACCGGGAGAGTGGTGAGGTTCGCGGCGTCTGGGCCGCATCGCCGGGCGCCGGGATCATCGCCACCTATATGGCCGACGCCATCCGCCACCGCCGGACGGTCCACGACCTCGACGGCCTCCTGGACGTCCACCCGATTCCTGACGGGGTCCATGGGCTGATCGGCTATGCCTCCTCGTGGCTGCGGGATCACCCGATAGACTAG
- a CDS encoding ABC transporter permease: MIFFEFARRNIRLNLLRSLLAVIGIVIGVVAIASMGILGNSLVLSISDSLTTVGDTIVITPHTGGGGGGGGFGGASSRGITDRQVIEIQRAAGSNVVIPLYSGGDRIVIGGKIGAAQIYGMRPSEIPELLEIRDGVYLRGSTTALIGSSLADEYDLIVGSRVAIGEEEVRLRTIGILEERGVGFDINPDYAVVVSDAFYRDLYGDDDWSMVIVKVRDINKIDTVRAAIDDQLNRREQVVNVLDTRAILETLIETFNRISTFTVAIGGISLVVAGVSIFNVMMMSVTERTREIGVIRSIGARQGEVLRMFIYESFILGFIGSAIGGVLSFIGGYLAVIVMLEDTSYLFVPSSLVYILYGMAFGIGTSVVSGFYPAWKASHLNPIEALRHD; the protein is encoded by the coding sequence ATGATCTTTTTTGAGTTTGCCCGAAGGAACATCAGGCTGAACCTCCTGCGCTCCCTCCTCGCCGTCATAGGGATTGTTATCGGTGTCGTCGCCATCGCCTCCATGGGCATCCTCGGCAACAGTCTCGTCCTCTCCATCTCTGACTCGCTGACCACTGTCGGCGACACCATCGTCATCACCCCGCATACCGGCGGGGGTGGGGGCGGGGGCGGGTTCGGCGGGGCGTCGTCCAGGGGTATTACCGACCGGCAGGTGATCGAGATCCAGCGGGCCGCCGGTTCGAACGTGGTGATCCCGCTCTATTCAGGCGGCGACCGGATCGTTATCGGCGGTAAGATCGGCGCCGCCCAGATCTATGGGATGCGGCCGTCAGAGATCCCCGAACTCCTCGAGATCCGCGACGGGGTCTACCTGCGAGGCTCGACGACGGCGCTGATCGGGTCGAGCCTTGCCGACGAATACGACCTGATCGTGGGCAGCAGGGTGGCAATCGGCGAAGAGGAGGTGCGGCTCAGGACGATCGGGATCCTGGAGGAGCGCGGCGTCGGTTTCGATATCAATCCGGACTACGCCGTCGTCGTCTCAGACGCCTTCTACCGGGACCTCTACGGCGACGATGACTGGAGCATGGTGATCGTCAAGGTCAGGGATATTAACAAGATCGACACGGTCAGGGCCGCCATCGATGATCAACTCAACCGGAGGGAGCAGGTGGTGAACGTGCTGGACACCCGTGCGATCCTGGAGACCCTCATCGAGACCTTCAACCGGATCTCGACGTTCACCGTCGCCATCGGCGGGATCTCCCTTGTCGTCGCCGGCGTCTCGATCTTCAACGTGATGATGATGTCGGTGACCGAACGGACCCGCGAGATCGGGGTGATCCGCTCGATCGGGGCCCGGCAGGGCGAGGTGCTGCGCATGTTCATCTACGAGTCGTTCATACTTGGATTCATCGGGAGCGCCATCGGGGGCGTCCTCAGTTTTATCGGAGGCTACCTTGCCGTGATTGTCATGCTGGAAGATACGTCATACCTCTTCGTCCCGTCAAGCCTCGTCTATATCCTGTACGGCATGGCGTTCGGCATCGGGACGAGCGTTGTTTCAGGCTTTTATCCGGCCTGGAAAGCATCGCATCTGAACCCGATCGAGGCGTTGCGCCATGACTGA
- a CDS encoding ABC transporter ATP-binding protein translates to MTEQEPIIRFVDVSKVYPLQAGDVVALDHVSLDVPAGEFLAIMGPSGSGKSTLLNLMGCLDTPTSGTLSIKGKDIGTLSDDELTALRRDHIGFIFQQFNLIPLLNVLENVEFPRLLKERKGGCSQTCRDVIHAVGLEDELLTHTPAELSGGQQQRVAIARALVNDPEILLADEPTGNLDTKTGTGIMELLTAMNRRGKTIIMVTHDPRIAEYARRTINIVDGQIV, encoded by the coding sequence ATGACTGAACAGGAGCCTATCATCAGATTTGTGGACGTCTCCAAGGTCTACCCTCTTCAGGCTGGCGACGTCGTCGCCCTCGATCACGTCTCCCTCGACGTCCCGGCCGGGGAGTTTCTGGCGATCATGGGGCCGTCGGGCTCGGGCAAGTCCACCCTCCTCAACCTGATGGGCTGCCTCGACACCCCGACCTCGGGAACACTCTCCATCAAGGGAAAAGACATCGGGACGCTCTCTGACGATGAACTCACCGCCCTGCGGCGCGACCATATCGGCTTCATCTTCCAGCAGTTCAACCTGATCCCCCTCCTCAACGTCCTCGAGAACGTGGAGTTCCCGCGGCTCTTAAAGGAGCGGAAGGGGGGGTGCAGCCAGACGTGCCGGGACGTCATCCACGCTGTCGGCCTTGAGGACGAACTCCTCACCCACACCCCGGCTGAACTCTCGGGTGGACAGCAGCAGCGAGTGGCGATCGCTCGCGCCCTCGTCAACGACCCCGAGATCCTCCTGGCAGACGAACCGACGGGAAACCTCGACACAAAGACCGGGACCGGGATCATGGAACTCCTCACGGCGATGAACAGGCGGGGCAAGACGATCATCATGGTCACCCATGACCCGAGAATCGCCGAATACGCCCGGCGAACGATCAACATCGTCGACGGTCAGATCGTATGA
- a CDS encoding ABC transporter permease translates to MIFFSFALRNIRRHPARSLLATLGIVIGVFAIASLGVMSNAINLLAAGLIADVGDTVVITPHTALGDLGIVGDPRTAVAATIPEADVERIRRAAGGYLTVPVLEGAAELTAGKEGGYALVIGLDYDAIPPLLSLSEGNYLRPGSRSCLVGVYLAREYDLRAGSRIGIGDETAPVAGVLQERGLAFDINPDYAIVVTKERFFEIFPEKVGYNYVVIRVTDPEAIEGVKGSVENLMNRREKTVDVVDSREILRQVNEIYAAMGWFLLGIGAISLVIAGVSILNVMIISVTERIREIGVMRSIGALRREILLMFIYEALVLGIVGSLVGGAFSFIGGYLISVAALQVFTAGTTFGEGATVFDPLSIAYILFAMGFGMATSVAAGLYPAWQASRMAPIDALRG, encoded by the coding sequence ATGATCTTTTTCTCGTTCGCCCTCAGGAACATCAGGCGGCACCCCGCCCGATCCCTGCTGGCGACCCTCGGGATCGTGATCGGGGTCTTTGCGATCGCCTCCCTCGGGGTGATGAGTAACGCTATCAATCTGCTTGCCGCCGGGCTGATTGCCGATGTCGGCGACACGGTGGTGATCACCCCGCACACCGCCCTCGGCGATCTCGGGATCGTCGGCGACCCCAGGACGGCGGTGGCGGCGACGATCCCGGAGGCGGACGTGGAGCGGATCAGGCGGGCGGCCGGGGGTTACCTGACGGTGCCAGTGCTTGAAGGGGCGGCCGAACTGACGGCCGGGAAGGAAGGGGGCTATGCCCTGGTGATCGGCCTTGATTACGATGCCATCCCTCCGCTCCTCTCCCTCTCGGAGGGCAATTACCTCAGACCCGGTTCCCGCTCCTGTCTGGTCGGGGTATATCTCGCCCGGGAGTACGACCTTCGGGCCGGGAGCAGGATCGGGATCGGCGATGAGACCGCCCCGGTCGCCGGCGTCCTTCAGGAGCGGGGTCTTGCCTTCGATATCAACCCGGACTATGCAATCGTCGTCACAAAAGAGCGATTTTTCGAGATCTTTCCTGAGAAGGTCGGCTACAACTACGTCGTCATCAGGGTCACCGACCCGGAGGCGATCGAGGGCGTGAAGGGTTCGGTCGAGAACCTGATGAACCGCCGGGAGAAGACCGTGGATGTTGTGGACTCCAGAGAGATACTGCGGCAGGTGAACGAGATTTATGCCGCGATGGGCTGGTTTCTCCTCGGTATCGGGGCGATATCCCTGGTGATCGCTGGCGTCTCCATCCTGAACGTGATGATCATCTCGGTCACCGAACGAATCCGCGAGATCGGGGTGATGCGGTCCATCGGTGCATTGCGCCGCGAGATCCTGCTGATGTTTATCTACGAAGCGCTCGTTCTCGGGATTGTCGGGAGCCTGGTCGGCGGGGCCTTCAGTTTTATCGGGGGCTATCTCATCAGCGTCGCCGCCCTGCAGGTGTTCACCGCCGGGACTACCTTCGGTGAAGGGGCGACCGTCTTCGACCCGCTCTCTATCGCCTATATCCTCTTTGCGATGGGCTTTGGCATGGCGACAAGTGTGGCCGCGGGGCTGTACCCGGCATGGCAGGCGTCACGGATGGCGCCGATCGACGCGTTGCGGGGGTGA